The sequence GTGTAATTGGGAAGAATTCTAATCTTGACATCGGAGAAGTTATTGTTAAGACGATTCTTACTTATCTCAATGACAGAGGAATTTACCTAGCGGTTCAAGGGTGTGAGCACCTCAATCGTGCTCTTGTGGTTGAACGAGAGTTAGCTGATAAAAGAAATTTGGAAATTGTAAATGTCCTGCCTAATCTTCATGCTGGCGGCAGTGGTCAACTAGCAGCTTTTAAATACATGAAAGATCCTGTGGAAGTTGAAGAAATTGTAGCTGATGCAGGTCTTGATATTGGGGATACTGCTATTGGTATGCACGTGAAACGCGTTCAAGTTCCTTTGCGTCCTCTCCTAAGAGAACTGGGGGGTGCTCATTTGACGGCTCTTGCCAGTCGACCTAAGTTAATCGGTGGCAGCCGTGCTAGCTATCAGCCAGATCCTATTCGTAAATTTTAAAATTGTAAAACTGAATTTGGAAATAAGAATAAACACAAAGCCCTCATTAGAATGATTTCTAGTGAGGGCTTTTAGTGTTTATGGTCTGTTTTGGAAATTATTATCAGCGGTAGTGGTGGGTGTTTAGCTTACATTTATTTTTTAACTGTTGATTTATGATAATAGCCTTCTTATTTTTTAGCAATAGGCATGGCATTAGCTGTTGGCAGGGAAATATGATTTGCCAGCAATGCTTCTTGATAGAGGCGATAAAAAGTATAGTAAATATGATTTTGCTTGCTATTTTGAACAAAAATATCTATTCGAAAAACGATTTGACCTGTGACAGGAGAGGTCGTTGCTCCTAAGATATTAGGAACACCAACGATTTCAGGAAACTGACTGATATTGTCTTCGTTGACTTGTTTGATAATGGTAGTTACTTGTCTAAGATTAGTATTAGCATAGATAGGGATATCTATCTGTGCTCGCATATCACCGCGTGACAAATTACTGACGATGGTAATATTGCGATTGGGGACGAAATGCAGAGTGCCATCAAAATCACGAATTTGTGTGGTTCGGATGCCAACACTAGAGACTGTTCCAGAGATTGAACCCGTTGTTGCTCTTAATTTAACGGAATCTCCAACATCAAACTGGCGTTCCAGCAAAATGAAAAAGCCATTTACCAGATCGGAAAGGAAACCTTGAGCACCAAGACCAATAGCCACCCCTGCAATACCTGCACCAGCTAGAAGACTTGAAACAGGCAGACCAATAATAGCTAAAATCCAATATATCAACAGAAAATAGAGACTATAATCCATGATATTATGAAAAAGCTTAATCAAGGTTTTTTGTCGGCCCTGGCTATATCTAGCTAGAGCAGTAGATCTCGCAATTGTTTTTTCAAAAAGATAACTAATAACTCTTTTAGCAATAATAAAAACAATGAGCAGAAGCAGAATGGACAATAGTTTTGACGCAAATTCAAATAAGAGGTTTTCTAAGTTAAAATGGCCAAAATAAGAAGTAATCAATTTCATAAATTTAGTTTATCAAAAAATGAAAAAATAGGGAAATGAATCTGTACTGATCCCAAAAGTTGGACGAA comes from Streptococcus troglodytae and encodes:
- a CDS encoding TIGR01440 family protein, which encodes MDLENLAEETRTVLADLVKRSNIKKGQIFVLGLSSSEVAGGVIGKNSNLDIGEVIVKTILTYLNDRGIYLAVQGCEHLNRALVVERELADKRNLEIVNVLPNLHAGGSGQLAAFKYMKDPVEVEEIVADAGLDIGDTAIGMHVKRVQVPLRPLLRELGGAHLTALASRPKLIGGSRASYQPDPIRKF
- a CDS encoding mechanosensitive ion channel family protein, with protein sequence MKLITSYFGHFNLENLLFEFASKLLSILLLLIVFIIAKRVISYLFEKTIARSTALARYSQGRQKTLIKLFHNIMDYSLYFLLIYWILAIIGLPVSSLLAGAGIAGVAIGLGAQGFLSDLVNGFFILLERQFDVGDSVKLRATTGSISGTVSSVGIRTTQIRDFDGTLHFVPNRNITIVSNLSRGDMRAQIDIPIYANTNLRQVTTIIKQVNEDNISQFPEIVGVPNILGATTSPVTGQIVFRIDIFVQNSKQNHIYYTFYRLYQEALLANHISLPTANAMPIAKK